The proteins below are encoded in one region of Thioalkalivibrio sp. K90mix:
- the dksA gene encoding RNA polymerase-binding protein DksA: MAADKKQDQPSTKHMVAGGIAPYEPKSGEEYMNPEQLDHFRSLLRAWRQELAEEVDRTVGHMRQDAANFADPADRATQEEEFGLELRARDRERKLSKKIDEALRKIDTGDYGYCETCGVEIGIRRLEARPTATMCIDCKQLAEIKEKQMA, encoded by the coding sequence CAAGAAACAGGACCAACCCTCCACCAAGCACATGGTTGCCGGAGGTATCGCGCCCTACGAGCCGAAGTCCGGCGAAGAGTACATGAATCCGGAACAGCTCGATCATTTCCGCAGCCTGCTGCGGGCATGGCGCCAGGAGCTGGCCGAAGAGGTCGATCGTACCGTGGGCCACATGCGCCAGGACGCCGCGAATTTCGCGGACCCGGCCGACCGCGCCACCCAGGAAGAAGAGTTCGGCCTGGAACTGCGTGCCCGCGATCGCGAGCGCAAGCTGTCGAAGAAGATCGACGAGGCGCTGCGCAAGATTGACACCGGGGACTACGGCTACTGCGAGACCTGCGGCGTCGAGATCGGCATCCGCCGCCTCGAGGCACGCCCGACCGCCACGATGTGCATCGACTGCAAGCAGCTGGCGGAAATCAAGGAAAAGCAGATGGCCTAG